Proteins from one Pseudomonas grandcourensis genomic window:
- a CDS encoding methionine ABC transporter permease, protein MEALTSFFANIDWFEIWLATGDTLLMLGGSLLFTVLLGLPLGVLLFLCSPRQLLEAKGVYAMLSLVVNILRSLPFIILLIVMIPFTVLITGTSLGVAGAIPPLVVGATPFFARLVETALREVDRGIIEATQAMGATTRQIITNALLPEARPGIFAAITVTAITLVSYTAMAGVVGAGGLGDLAIRFGYQRFQTDVMVVTVVLLLVLVQVLQTVGDKLVVHFSRK, encoded by the coding sequence ATGGAAGCCCTGACAAGTTTCTTCGCCAATATCGACTGGTTCGAAATCTGGCTGGCCACCGGCGATACCCTGCTGATGCTCGGCGGTTCGCTGTTGTTCACCGTACTGCTCGGCTTGCCCCTGGGGGTGCTGCTGTTCCTGTGCAGCCCACGCCAGTTGCTGGAAGCCAAAGGCGTCTACGCGATGTTGTCGCTGGTGGTGAACATCCTGCGTTCGCTGCCGTTCATCATCCTGTTGATCGTGATGATCCCGTTCACCGTGTTGATCACCGGCACGTCCCTCGGTGTCGCCGGTGCGATCCCGCCGCTGGTGGTGGGTGCCACGCCGTTCTTCGCCCGCCTGGTGGAAACCGCCCTGCGTGAAGTGGATCGCGGCATCATCGAAGCGACCCAGGCCATGGGCGCGACCACGCGACAGATCATCACCAATGCCTTGCTGCCGGAGGCTCGTCCGGGCATCTTCGCGGCGATTACGGTGACAGCCATTACACTGGTGTCCTACACGGCGATGGCCGGTGTCGTGGGCGCCGGTGGTCTGGGTGACCTGGCGATCCGCTTCGGTTACCAGCGTTTCCAGACCGATGTGATGGTGGTGACCGTGGTGTTGCTGCTGGTACTGGTCCAGGTACTGCAAACCGTTGGCGACAAATTGGTCGTCCACTTTTCCCGTAAGTAA
- a CDS encoding SCO family protein: MTRTQKTVFILVALVALILGLTVNKILSGKNQGDPTALIDAGIILLPQSRNLPDVMMTNQDGQPVAINELKGKWSLLFFGYTFCPDICPTTLAQLRQIKSELPPEAVDKLQIVLVSIDPNRDTPKQLKQYLGYFDPQFIGLTPASTDELQTIANAVSIPFIPADTSKPNYTVDHSGNLAVIGPDGTQRGFIRAPLNNVKLVAQLPVMLKRN; encoded by the coding sequence ATGACTCGAACCCAGAAAACCGTCTTCATTCTCGTCGCCCTGGTCGCATTGATCCTGGGCCTGACCGTCAACAAGATATTGTCCGGGAAAAACCAGGGCGATCCGACGGCGCTGATCGACGCCGGCATCATCTTGCTGCCGCAGAGCCGTAATCTGCCGGACGTGATGATGACCAATCAGGACGGCCAGCCAGTCGCGATCAATGAATTGAAAGGCAAGTGGAGCCTGCTGTTCTTCGGCTACACCTTCTGCCCGGACATCTGTCCGACCACCCTTGCCCAGCTACGGCAGATCAAGAGCGAGTTGCCGCCCGAGGCTGTGGATAAATTGCAAATCGTGCTGGTCAGCATCGACCCCAATCGCGATACGCCCAAGCAACTCAAGCAGTACCTGGGCTACTTCGACCCGCAGTTCATCGGCCTGACCCCGGCGTCGACCGATGAGCTGCAAACGATCGCCAACGCGGTGAGCATTCCATTCATTCCGGCGGACACCAGCAAGCCCAACTACACCGTTGACCACAGCGGTAACCTCGCGGTGATCGGGCCGGATGGCACTCAGCGCGGGTTTATTCGGGCGCCGTTGAACAATGTGAAATTGGTGGCGCAGTTACCGGTGATGCTCAAGCGCAACTGA
- a CDS encoding MetQ/NlpA family ABC transporter substrate-binding protein has translation MKKLLVAFAAVAAFSAHAETLTVAATPVPHAEILEFVKPALAKEGVDLKVKVFTDYIQPNVQVAEKRLDANFFQHQPYLDEFNKAKGTHLVSVAGVHLEPLGAYSSKYKTIAELPGGANVVIPNDATNGGRALLLMAKAGLIKLKDSNNILSTVKDITENTKDLKIRELEAATIPRVLTQVDLALINTNYALEAKLDPAKDALFIEGSDSPYVNILVARPDDKDSDAMKKLVAALHSPEVKAFILEKYKGAVVPAF, from the coding sequence ATGAAAAAACTACTCGTGGCCTTCGCGGCCGTTGCGGCATTCTCTGCCCACGCTGAAACCCTCACCGTCGCGGCCACACCGGTTCCGCACGCCGAGATCCTCGAATTCGTGAAACCGGCCTTGGCCAAAGAAGGCGTGGACCTGAAGGTCAAGGTATTCACCGACTACATCCAGCCGAACGTGCAGGTCGCGGAAAAACGCCTGGACGCCAACTTCTTCCAGCACCAGCCATACCTGGATGAGTTCAACAAGGCCAAGGGCACCCACCTGGTTTCCGTGGCCGGCGTGCACCTGGAGCCCCTGGGCGCTTACTCCAGCAAGTACAAGACCATTGCCGAACTGCCTGGCGGTGCCAACGTAGTCATCCCGAACGACGCCACCAACGGCGGCCGTGCGCTGTTGCTGATGGCCAAGGCCGGCCTGATCAAGTTGAAGGATTCGAACAACATCCTGTCGACCGTCAAGGACATCACCGAGAACACCAAGGACCTGAAAATCCGCGAACTGGAAGCCGCGACCATCCCGCGCGTGCTGACCCAGGTCGACCTGGCGCTGATCAACACCAACTACGCGCTGGAAGCCAAGCTCGATCCGGCCAAGGACGCGCTGTTCATCGAAGGCAGCGACTCGCCATACGTGAACATTCTGGTGGCTCGCCCGGACGACAAGGACAGCGACGCGATGAAGAAACTGGTCGCAGCCCTGCACAGCCCGGAAGTGAAGGCCTTCATTCTCGAGAAGTACAAAGGCGCGGTAGTGCCGGCGTTCTGA